In Carya illinoinensis cultivar Pawnee chromosome 10, C.illinoinensisPawnee_v1, whole genome shotgun sequence, one DNA window encodes the following:
- the LOC122279690 gene encoding zinc finger protein JACKDAW-like has translation MMSGDAFSLPSSIGGFAQEQNAIPNPKTTDPNPATKKKRNLPGTPDPDAEVMALSPKTLMATNRFICEICNKGFQRDQNLQLHRRGHNLPWKLRQRTNKEIRKKVYICPEKSCVHHDPSRALGDLTGIKKHYSRKHGEKKWKCEKCSKKYAVQSDWKAHAKTCGTREYKCDCGTLFSRKDSFITHRAFCDALADESARLTSLATTNLSFRNDSLNETVINPQPGLPHGLSGRGVQDAAGISQFAPGFRADFNGMAIGSSLGVDQQKPRLSLWLNQANSQVNSSHDMVTGTHLYASSCSTSFPDMVQAAATANLFNSSSVANFGNFNQFLAFDKSVPTSANATVSLTAPPNELKGEGGSKGNLLETLSSIYSDSQKKPSKPAAPLSATALLQKAAQMGSTTSNPSLFCSSFGVMSSSSSGATSFDTLNQNRNELHQVFQNSKQPENFTSAESVARANGMSGSSNLISLTSSSSNSFDQLMMQTSATGTQNEQVPLKYHRGSKGIENSLTRDFLGVGRRESQRSFLPQELAKFASMGSAMGLSQFNGSH, from the exons ATGATGTCTGGTGATGCTTTTTCATTACCCTCCTCCATCGGAGGGTTTGCTCAAGAACAGAATGCAATCCCTAACCCTAAAACTACTGATCCTAATCCAGCtacaaagaagaagagaaatctACCGGGAACCCCGG ATCCAGATGCAGAGGTTATGGCTCTTTCACCGAAGACTCTTATGGCAACAAACCGATTCATCTGCGAGATATGCAATAAAGGCTTCCAGAGAGATCAGAATCTACAACTTCACCGTAGGGGTCACAATCTTCCATGGAAACTTAGACAAAGGACAAACAAGGAGATCCGGAAAAAGGTCTATATTTGTCCGGAAAAATCCTGCGTCCACCACGATCCATCTAGAGCTCTCGGGGACCTCACCGGTATAAAGAAACATTACAGCAGAAAACATGGCGAGAAGAAATGGAAGTGCGAGAAGTGTTCAAAGAAATACGCAGTTCAATCTGACTGGAAAGCTCATGCTAAGACCTGTGGAACTAGGGAGTACAAGTGCGACTGTGGAACCCTTTTTTCCAG GAAGGATAGCTTCATCACCCACAGAGCATTTTGTGATGCCTTAGCTGACGAGAGTGCTAGGCTTACATCACTTGCTACCACGAATCTGAGTTTCAGAAATGATTCGCTGAATGAGACTGTGATAAATCCTCAACCCGGTTTGCCACATGGTTTGTCCGGCCGGGGAGTTCAAGATGCGGCTGGAATTTCTCAATTTGCTCCGGGGTTTCGAGCAGATTTCAACGGCATGGCCATTGGAAGCTCTCTTGGCGTGGATCAGCAGAAGCCCAGATTATCACTGTGGCTTAACCAGGCAAATTCTCAGGTTAATTCCAGCCATGACATGGTGACTGGTACACATCTATACGCCTCATCATGTTCTACTAGTTTTCCTGATATGGTGCAAGCTGCAGCAACGGCCAATCTCTTTAATTCATCTTCGGTAGCTAATTTTGGAAACTTCAATCAGTTCCTAGCGTTTGATAAGAGTGTTCCAACTTCTGCAAACGCAACTGTCTCTTTAACAGCACCGCCTAATGAATTGAAAGGGGAGGGAGGGAGCAAAGGAAATTTGCTGGAAACCCTATCCTCAATTTACTCTGACAGCCAAAAGAAGCCATCAAAACCAGCTGCGCCATTGTCCGCCACTGCGCTTTTACAGAAAGCAGCGCAGATGGGTTCTACAACAAGCAACCCATCACTCTTCTGTAGCAGTTTTGGAGTAATGAGCTCCTCTTCTTCCGGCGCAACGAGCTTCGATACTCTCAACCAAAACAGAAATGAGCTGCACCAGGTCTTTCAAAATTCCAAGCAGCCAGAGAATTTCACATCAGCTGAAAGCGTGGCCAGGGCTAATGGAATGTCAGGCAGCTCGAATTTGATCTCATTAACAAGTTCATCATCAAACAGTTTTGATCAGCTCATGATGCAGACAAGTGCTACTGGAACACAAAATGAGCAAGTTCCGTTGAAGTATCATCGAGGCTCAAAAGGGATTGAAAACAGTCTAACAAGGGACTTTCTTGGCGTGGGACGGAGAGAATCTCAACGCTCGTTCTTACCACAGGAGCTAGCAAAGTTTGCTTCGATGGGCTCAGCTATGGGTTTGAGCCAATTCAATGGCAGCCACTGA